The following coding sequences lie in one Isoptericola variabilis 225 genomic window:
- the rpsM gene encoding 30S ribosomal protein S13, whose amino-acid sequence MARLVGVDLPREKRLEVALTYIYGVGRTRAQQTLAATGISPDLRVKDLGDAELVALRDYLEGNFKLEGDLRREVAADIRRKVEIGTYQGLRHRRGLPVRGQRTKTNARTRKGPKRTVAGKKKAR is encoded by the coding sequence ATGGCACGTCTTGTCGGCGTCGACCTCCCCCGCGAGAAGCGGCTCGAGGTTGCGCTCACCTACATCTACGGCGTCGGCCGTACCCGCGCCCAGCAGACGCTGGCCGCCACCGGGATCAGCCCGGACCTGCGCGTGAAGGACCTCGGCGACGCCGAGCTCGTCGCGCTCCGCGACTACCTCGAGGGCAACTTCAAGCTCGAGGGTGACCTCCGCCGCGAGGTCGCTGCCGACATCCGCCGCAAGGTCGAGATCGGCACCTACCAGGGTCTGCGCCACCGTCGCGGACTGCCGGTGCGCGGTCAGCGCACCAAGACCAACGCGCGCACCCGCAAGGGTCCGAAGCGCACCGTCGCGGGCAAGAAGAAGGCCCGCTGA